In one window of Vicinamibacteria bacterium DNA:
- a CDS encoding FAD-binding oxidoreductase, with amino-acid sequence MIEDHGDRAHCIARGGGYSYAAASFGAGSLVLDMTGLNRVLRFDPSTRLIEVEAGMTLGDLFAVTAPRGLWLPVQPGYPDITIGGCIAANVHGKNPHREGTFGQSVASLNLYHPQRGAVRIDRESEAELFELTCGGYGLTGVILAATLRLEPLPGHVASVSRTPIDGLAEGLERVRALTEESAFAYTWHEGTPSPRAFGRGFVFQGRIAPGPPPPVAVPPYRRLVAKSRGRLPISVWGRRTTWLLAGGFRRLEAMKPDLTEMPLFDAMFPFARRGVYFLLYGRRGLAEYQALVPLRAVAAFLQELEREVLRKRAPLVMLSMKLFRGDQRFLRFEGDGICFTADLVRSPAGLGFLPVLDRLTIAAGGIPNIIKDSRLPIAVVRQCYPQLERFREKLRAYDPERRFRSELSERLEL; translated from the coding sequence ATGATTGAGGACCACGGCGACCGGGCTCATTGCATTGCCCGGGGTGGTGGTTACTCGTATGCGGCGGCGAGCTTCGGCGCCGGCAGCCTCGTCCTGGACATGACGGGTCTCAACCGCGTGCTCCGGTTCGACCCCTCCACTCGGCTCATCGAAGTGGAGGCGGGCATGACGCTTGGCGACCTGTTCGCCGTTACCGCACCCCGGGGTCTATGGCTTCCCGTCCAGCCCGGGTACCCGGACATCACGATCGGAGGCTGCATCGCCGCCAACGTGCACGGGAAGAACCCGCATCGCGAAGGTACGTTCGGCCAATCGGTAGCGTCCCTGAACCTCTATCATCCGCAGCGCGGCGCGGTCCGGATCGACCGGGAAAGCGAGGCCGAGCTCTTCGAGCTGACCTGCGGCGGATACGGACTCACGGGAGTCATCCTCGCGGCGACCCTCCGATTGGAGCCGCTTCCGGGGCACGTGGCTTCCGTTTCCCGGACTCCTATCGACGGCCTCGCGGAGGGCTTGGAGCGGGTGCGTGCCCTGACCGAAGAGAGCGCCTTCGCATATACCTGGCACGAGGGGACACCCTCGCCCCGCGCGTTCGGCCGCGGCTTCGTGTTTCAGGGACGCATCGCCCCCGGCCCGCCCCCGCCCGTAGCCGTCCCCCCCTATCGGAGGCTCGTAGCCAAAAGCCGTGGGCGCCTGCCCATCTCCGTGTGGGGGCGGCGCACGACGTGGCTCCTGGCGGGAGGCTTTCGACGGCTGGAGGCCATGAAGCCGGACCTCACGGAAATGCCGCTCTTTGACGCCATGTTCCCGTTCGCGCGCCGCGGAGTGTACTTCCTGCTCTATGGGCGACGGGGCCTGGCGGAGTACCAGGCGCTCGTGCCATTGCGTGCCGTCGCCGCGTTCCTCCAAGAGCTCGAGAGAGAGGTTCTGCGGAAACGGGCCCCCTTGGTGATGCTCTCGATGAAGCTGTTCCGGGGGGACCAACGCTTCCTGCGCTTCGAGGGAGACGGCATCTGCTTCACCGCGGACCTGGTGCGCTCCCCGGCCGGCCTGGGCTTCCTCCCGGTCCTGGATCGTCTGACCATCGCCGCCGGGGGCATCCCCAACATCATCAAGGACTCGCGCCTGCCCATCGCCGTGGTTCGCCAGTGCTATCCCCAATTAGAACGCTTTCGCGAGAAGCTGCGCGCCTACGACCCCGAGCGGCGCTTTCGCTCGGAGCTATCGGAGAGGCTGGAGCTGTGA
- a CDS encoding glycosyltransferase family 2 protein — MAESISLCFPVYKDERTVHLVAEKALRFLSSLEGEYEIIIVDDGSPDRSGEVADELARENPCIRVIHHESNAGYGAAVRSAIAASRFEFICMTDGDDQYEVEDFRKLLKLKDRYDLIITFRYKKIYSSLRIFVSWVYNRVLRLLFRTPFRDVSTGLRMVRRSVLEDIVLEADSPFIGAELAIKAMLKGYRVGEVGIQTFPRQFGSGSSTSFPNILATMADMWKIYRKVFSDAYDLPTGRPRT, encoded by the coding sequence ATGGCGGAGTCGATCAGCCTGTGCTTTCCGGTCTACAAGGACGAGCGCACCGTCCATCTGGTGGCGGAGAAGGCCCTCCGATTCCTGTCTTCCCTGGAAGGCGAATACGAGATCATCATCGTGGATGACGGGTCGCCGGACCGCTCGGGAGAGGTCGCGGACGAGCTGGCCCGAGAGAACCCCTGCATCCGGGTGATACACCACGAATCCAACGCGGGCTACGGGGCCGCCGTCCGCTCCGCCATCGCGGCCAGCCGGTTCGAGTTCATATGCATGACGGATGGCGATGATCAATACGAAGTCGAGGACTTCCGGAAGCTTCTGAAACTCAAAGACCGCTATGATTTGATCATCACTTTCCGCTACAAGAAAATCTACTCCAGCCTGCGTATCTTCGTCTCCTGGGTCTACAACCGAGTCCTCCGTCTGCTCTTCCGAACCCCTTTTAGGGACGTCTCCACCGGACTGCGCATGGTTCGCCGCTCGGTGCTGGAGGACATTGTGCTCGAGGCCGATAGCCCGTTCATCGGAGCGGAATTGGCGATCAAGGCCATGCTGAAGGGCTACCGGGTCGGAGAGGTCGGCATCCAGACCTTCCCCCGGCAGTTCGGCTCTGGCAGCTCGACCTCTTTTCCCAACATCCTCGCTACCATGGCCGACATGTGGAAGATCTACCGCAAGGTCTTCTCAGACGCCTATGACCTTCCCACCGGGCGGCCGCGCACCTAG
- a CDS encoding DUF2079 domain-containing protein yields MSKPVRTSLLLATGVLIPGLPLYHSYSRLQLEWADIGSIYDMLRNVVEVGYLRYYETGADYLQIHFTPFLFPLAWLIRPLPYLLFLLALHAVALVAGAYALFLISLNVTRSETVSILMFFMFLASPYSMAAVLYPHYNIFMVPALLFFYYFLLRGWPVASTACLLLALSIKEDVWVYALCLLLTQIGSAKSRVIAWQAAVTVAYFLLGTQWLWPHLLPDRQDVFLQCFAQGGSKVGVGLYLLGHPLATAEKLWTGPGLGFFSTLLFVPFLAPLKALCVLPPTYLWLNSTSPERSSLAFNNGIPSLVLFTAILPYGLRTLEKGVAWILGRLGIGPGLNERWPRRALILAGAMLLGASVLGNLNLPVGLEKSPNLRTAYLDPERRGDGARDHYKVGWDILEHRLRPNTSVITDFTLATYTRERHQTYGFHRDWPTLKEGTLRPDYVLYHLKPLQPAVGPRRMRAIHEWMLANRDYRLVYNRAEYYLFERAGEGG; encoded by the coding sequence TTGTCCAAGCCAGTGCGCACGTCCCTGCTCCTGGCGACCGGCGTCTTGATTCCGGGGCTTCCCCTCTACCACTCCTACTCCCGGCTCCAGCTCGAGTGGGCGGACATTGGCAGCATCTACGACATGCTGCGGAATGTGGTTGAAGTCGGATATCTCCGCTACTACGAGACGGGTGCTGACTACCTTCAAATTCATTTCACCCCCTTCCTCTTCCCGCTCGCCTGGCTCATCCGACCCCTTCCCTACCTCCTCTTCCTGCTCGCTCTGCACGCGGTGGCCTTGGTCGCAGGGGCTTATGCGCTGTTCCTGATCTCCCTAAACGTGACCCGATCGGAGACGGTCTCCATCCTGATGTTTTTCATGTTCTTGGCCAGCCCCTATTCCATGGCCGCCGTCCTGTACCCGCACTACAACATCTTCATGGTCCCGGCCCTGCTGTTCTTCTACTATTTCTTGTTGCGGGGATGGCCGGTGGCGAGCACGGCCTGTCTCTTGCTCGCCCTCTCGATCAAGGAGGACGTCTGGGTGTACGCCCTTTGCTTGCTGCTGACGCAAATCGGCAGCGCCAAGAGTCGAGTCATCGCCTGGCAAGCCGCCGTCACCGTTGCCTACTTTCTTCTGGGCACGCAATGGCTTTGGCCGCATCTTCTTCCCGACCGGCAGGACGTGTTTCTGCAATGCTTCGCTCAGGGCGGCTCCAAGGTGGGGGTTGGGCTTTACCTCCTGGGGCACCCTCTCGCCACTGCTGAAAAGCTCTGGACGGGTCCGGGTCTTGGGTTTTTCTCCACCCTGTTGTTCGTGCCGTTCCTTGCCCCGCTCAAGGCCCTCTGCGTTCTACCTCCGACGTACCTGTGGCTGAATTCAACGAGTCCCGAGAGGAGTTCGCTCGCATTCAACAACGGGATACCGAGTCTTGTGCTTTTTACCGCGATACTGCCCTACGGACTGCGGACCCTTGAGAAAGGCGTCGCGTGGATCCTGGGTCGGCTTGGGATCGGCCCCGGGCTCAACGAGCGCTGGCCGCGACGGGCTCTTATCCTGGCGGGCGCAATGCTCCTGGGGGCGAGCGTTCTCGGCAATCTGAACCTTCCCGTGGGGCTCGAGAAGAGCCCGAATCTGCGCACGGCCTACTTAGATCCCGAGCGCAGGGGCGACGGTGCTCGAGACCACTACAAGGTCGGGTGGGACATCCTCGAGCACCGCCTGAGGCCGAACACAAGTGTCATCACGGACTTCACCCTGGCTACTTATACCCGCGAACGACACCAAACCTACGGGTTTCATCGAGACTGGCCCACACTCAAGGAGGGGACGCTGCGGCCGGACTATGTCCTGTATCATCTCAAGCCTCTGCAACCGGCCGTTGGGCCCCGACGGATGCGGGCGATTCACGAATGGATGCTCGCCAATCGTGATTACCGGCTGGTCTACAACAGAGCTGAGTACTACTTGTTCGAGCGGGCGGGAGAGGGCGGCTGA
- a CDS encoding class I SAM-dependent methyltransferase — translation MNSGSLDPLAAEQTMGLNAEALAAAQNLWSWNLGVFPLQPGRRILDVGCGPCLYWREIVRLRPALYLAADLSEAFLAEAQRRLEGQVPVETRRLDLIQWEPDAWWADKELDDAFCFDVLEHIEDDALAARKLALLLRLARVQRLFVRVPALPWIYGRNDAAIGHYRRYSRSGLRKLLEGAGLRPLKIRFHNAAGIFPWFVVGRLARRAQAVSAAEGRLFDALVPALRLAERLVPPPIGLSLYAVCSVAPPGGEKQESAP, via the coding sequence ATGAATTCCGGCTCTTTGGATCCCCTTGCGGCCGAGCAGACTATGGGCCTCAACGCCGAGGCCTTGGCCGCCGCCCAAAACCTCTGGAGCTGGAACCTGGGGGTCTTCCCCCTCCAGCCGGGGCGGCGGATTCTGGACGTGGGCTGCGGCCCGTGCCTCTACTGGCGAGAGATCGTCCGGCTGCGCCCGGCCCTCTACCTAGCCGCCGACCTCAGCGAAGCCTTCTTGGCGGAGGCCCAGCGACGGCTCGAAGGGCAGGTGCCGGTTGAGACGCGCCGGCTCGATCTGATCCAATGGGAGCCCGATGCCTGGTGGGCGGACAAGGAGCTGGACGACGCCTTCTGCTTCGACGTCCTCGAGCACATCGAGGACGATGCCCTGGCTGCCCGCAAGCTGGCCCTGCTCCTCCGGTTGGCTCGGGTCCAGAGGCTTTTCGTGCGCGTTCCGGCGCTGCCCTGGATCTATGGTCGGAATGACGCCGCCATCGGACACTACCGGCGCTACTCGAGAAGCGGGCTGCGGAAGCTTCTCGAGGGGGCGGGCCTTCGTCCCCTCAAAATCCGCTTCCACAATGCGGCCGGTATTTTTCCCTGGTTCGTGGTCGGGCGCCTTGCCCGTCGCGCCCAGGCGGTGAGCGCGGCGGAGGGGCGGCTCTTCGACGCCCTGGTTCCCGCCCTTCGGCTGGCCGAGAGGCTCGTCCCTCCGCCCATAGGGCTCTCCCTCTACGCCGTCTGCTCGGTGGCCCCGCCGGGAGGCGAGAAACAGGAGTCGGCCCCGTGA
- a CDS encoding DegT/DnrJ/EryC1/StrS family aminotransferase, translating into MRLALLGGEPAFARPLAVGVPILEADTRERYYRLMAGAFERNWLTNDGPLVRQLEDELARLHAVRHCALVCNATMAQVLLLRALELHGEVVLPSFTFAATAHACAWQGLTPVFCDISPDSLMAGPAEVERAITSGTRAVIGVHLFGNVCDTAGLAETCARRGLTLFFDAAHAFGCTLGDTPIGGSGRAEILSFHATKAFSTFEGGAVLTNDSDLDARIRALRNFGFRGYDDVAWLGLNGKLSESGAALGLASLPAVEGRRRRYQAIYEAYRDGLADIPGVRVLPVGQRGRSNYHYVPVLIEGAAFGLPRDLLYRLLWAENVLVRRYFYPGLHRMAAYAGTTPGVSLPATEEVADRILCLPSGFEEPVPTVERIVGLFREARARVAELRQLEPARP; encoded by the coding sequence GTGAGGCTGGCCCTGCTCGGAGGAGAGCCGGCGTTCGCGCGCCCGCTGGCGGTGGGCGTCCCGATCCTGGAGGCGGACACCCGCGAACGCTACTACCGCCTGATGGCGGGTGCCTTCGAGCGGAATTGGCTAACGAACGATGGCCCTCTCGTGCGGCAGCTCGAAGACGAGCTGGCCCGGCTCCACGCGGTCCGGCACTGCGCCCTCGTCTGCAACGCCACCATGGCCCAGGTCCTGCTCCTGCGCGCCCTGGAACTCCACGGCGAGGTCGTCCTCCCTTCCTTTACTTTTGCGGCCACCGCCCACGCCTGCGCCTGGCAGGGCCTGACCCCGGTCTTTTGCGACATCTCTCCCGACTCACTGATGGCGGGGCCGGCCGAGGTGGAGAGGGCAATAACCAGCGGGACCCGCGCCGTGATCGGCGTTCATCTGTTCGGCAATGTGTGCGACACGGCCGGCCTGGCCGAGACTTGCGCCCGCCGGGGGCTCACCCTCTTCTTCGATGCGGCGCACGCATTCGGTTGTACCCTCGGCGACACGCCGATCGGAGGCTCCGGCCGGGCGGAGATCCTGAGCTTCCACGCCACCAAGGCTTTCAGCACCTTCGAGGGCGGCGCGGTCCTGACCAACGATTCCGACCTGGACGCCCGAATCCGCGCTTTGCGCAACTTCGGGTTCCGCGGCTATGACGATGTGGCCTGGCTCGGCCTGAACGGAAAGCTATCGGAATCGGGGGCCGCCCTTGGGCTGGCCTCGCTGCCGGCGGTCGAGGGGCGCCGGAGGCGGTACCAAGCGATCTACGAGGCCTATCGGGACGGCCTCGCGGACATCCCCGGGGTGAGGGTCCTTCCCGTGGGCCAGCGGGGACGTTCCAACTACCACTATGTGCCCGTTCTCATCGAGGGCGCTGCCTTCGGGCTGCCCCGCGATCTCCTCTACCGGTTGCTGTGGGCCGAGAATGTCCTGGTGCGGCGATACTTCTATCCCGGCCTCCACCGGATGGCCGCCTATGCCGGGACGACCCCCGGGGTATCGCTGCCCGCCACCGAGGAGGTTGCGGACCGGATCCTGTGCCTCCCCTCAGGCTTCGAGGAACCCGTCCCGACGGTCGAGAGGATCGTGGGGCTCTTTCGTGAAGCGCGGGCCCGAGTCGCGGAGCTGCGCCAACTGGAGCCAGCCCGCCCATGA
- a CDS encoding FAD-dependent oxidoreductase, whose product MKALVLGGGPAGLCAAWNLAQDGHRVLVLEREPVWGGLSITFERQGYKYDLGPHNIHSRRESVLRFLAGVLGDRFLTYYPVLQIYFRGRRIGYPLVGLEVLGAIPLLTALGCGASFVGNRGLSVFSRGYRDDGSYETWVVNRFGRRFYDIFFGPYSAKVWGIPPRELSDVVAKKRIAVRSIGELIRSILVRQESYHPENARLIKNHYPAGGVGEISDFFARGIRAAGGEIRTNCLVDRLVLEGGSIRTVSWTTGGRRESLDLSDGGEAWQVLSTAPLNDLVKMVEGPVADPVRQAASELDFTSEVLLYLNLDGPSAFGVHLLYFSESEFPFNRIYDIGLFSREMVPAGKSALCIELTCSQSDALWTMEAPEVFALCMPSLERHHLLDRARVEDCHIRRLEHAYPRFRVGYQKRVQSILDFVDGVENLTTFGRQGLFAYANVDDAIWMGFEIAKSLPYRKRMPLPLKELLPTYIDF is encoded by the coding sequence ATGAAGGCTCTCGTTCTCGGGGGCGGGCCGGCGGGACTGTGCGCGGCCTGGAACCTGGCCCAGGACGGCCACCGGGTGCTCGTGCTCGAAAGGGAGCCGGTCTGGGGCGGTTTGTCCATCACCTTCGAGCGTCAAGGCTACAAGTACGATCTGGGCCCCCACAACATCCACTCACGCCGCGAGAGCGTCCTCCGTTTCCTGGCCGGCGTCCTCGGGGACCGCTTCCTCACCTACTACCCGGTCCTGCAGATCTATTTCCGCGGCCGGCGCATTGGCTACCCCCTCGTCGGTCTCGAGGTCCTGGGCGCCATCCCGCTCCTTACCGCGCTTGGCTGCGGGGCGAGTTTTGTCGGCAACCGCGGCTTGAGCGTCTTCTCGAGGGGCTACCGCGACGACGGCAGCTATGAGACTTGGGTCGTGAACCGGTTCGGCCGCCGCTTCTACGACATCTTCTTCGGGCCCTACTCGGCGAAGGTTTGGGGCATTCCCCCCCGGGAGCTCTCGGACGTCGTGGCCAAGAAGCGCATTGCCGTGAGAAGCATCGGCGAATTGATCCGCTCCATCCTGGTCAGGCAGGAGTCGTACCATCCCGAGAATGCGCGCCTGATCAAGAACCACTACCCCGCGGGCGGGGTGGGCGAGATCTCGGATTTCTTCGCGCGCGGCATTCGGGCTGCGGGCGGCGAGATCCGCACCAACTGCCTCGTGGACCGCCTCGTTCTGGAGGGGGGCTCGATCCGAACCGTCTCCTGGACCACGGGTGGTCGGCGGGAGAGCTTGGACTTATCGGACGGGGGGGAGGCCTGGCAGGTGCTCTCCACGGCCCCCCTGAACGATCTGGTGAAGATGGTCGAGGGCCCGGTGGCGGACCCGGTGCGGCAGGCCGCGTCGGAGCTGGACTTTACCTCCGAGGTCCTCCTCTACCTGAACTTGGACGGGCCGAGCGCCTTCGGCGTCCACCTCCTCTACTTCAGCGAGTCGGAGTTCCCCTTCAACCGGATCTACGACATCGGCCTCTTCAGCCGAGAGATGGTCCCCGCGGGCAAGAGCGCTCTGTGCATAGAGCTGACCTGTTCCCAAAGCGACGCCCTATGGACGATGGAGGCCCCCGAGGTTTTTGCGCTCTGCATGCCCTCTCTGGAGCGGCACCACCTGCTGGACCGCGCCCGCGTGGAGGACTGCCACATCCGCCGGCTCGAGCACGCTTACCCCCGCTTCCGAGTCGGATACCAAAAGAGGGTCCAGTCGATCCTGGATTTCGTGGACGGGGTCGAGAACCTCACGACCTTCGGCCGGCAGGGCCTGTTTGCGTACGCGAACGTCGACGACGCGATCTGGATGGGTTTCGAGATCGCCAAGAGCCTTCCCTACCGGAAACGGATGCCGTTGCCGCTCAAGGAACTCCTCCCGACCTACATCGATTTCTGA
- a CDS encoding acetyltransferase — MGTKERVLVIGAGGHARSVLDVIRSEGRYHVVGLIDSSQPKGTPGLGSQVLGQESDLPALCREQGTTLGFVAIGDNWQRRAAMERVQALVPSFVFVSSVHPAATVAGDVTIEPGTVIMAGAVVVSGSRIGKGCIVNTLASLDHDGVMEDYSSLAPGAVTGGRVRLGTCAAVGLGARVVHNLRIGAHTVVGAGALVMQDIPPEVVAFGAPAQIIRGRAVDDPYL; from the coding sequence ATGGGAACTAAGGAGCGGGTTCTCGTGATCGGCGCGGGGGGTCACGCCCGGTCGGTTCTCGACGTCATTCGCTCCGAGGGGCGTTACCACGTCGTGGGCCTGATCGACTCCTCGCAGCCGAAGGGGACCCCGGGCCTGGGGTCGCAGGTGCTCGGGCAAGAATCGGACCTGCCCGCCCTCTGCCGGGAGCAAGGCACCACGCTCGGGTTCGTCGCCATCGGTGACAACTGGCAGCGTCGAGCGGCCATGGAGCGGGTGCAGGCGTTGGTCCCCAGCTTCGTGTTCGTGTCCTCCGTCCATCCCGCAGCCACCGTCGCCGGCGACGTCACCATCGAGCCCGGGACCGTGATCATGGCCGGGGCCGTCGTGGTGAGCGGGTCCCGGATCGGGAAGGGGTGCATCGTCAACACCCTCGCCTCCCTGGATCACGATGGCGTCATGGAGGACTATTCCAGTCTCGCCCCTGGCGCGGTCACGGGGGGGCGCGTACGCCTCGGGACCTGCGCGGCGGTGGGCCTAGGGGCCAGGGTCGTGCACAACCTCAGGATCGGGGCACACACGGTCGTGGGCGCCGGCGCGTTGGTCATGCAGGACATCCCCCCCGAGGTGGTGGCTTTCGGAGCGCCAGCGCAGATCATCCGTGGCCGCGCCGTCGACGATCCTTACCTCTAA
- a CDS encoding NAD-dependent epimerase/dehydratase family protein, translated as MTTLTWVVGSGGLLGSHVARAVHSAAGLAPWSPPPDPLPWEDRAQLEVRLGAAVRAFVAAAGEGPYPTWSVLWCAGAGVVGTSPTTLDTESATWELFLERLEQELKAAPGASNRPGRLFFASSAGGLYAGSPERPLHEASAPRPISPYGLAKLHQEQTLERWVARHPQVSSLVARISNLYGPGQRMGKPKGLISQMSRCLIHHQPVHIYVPLDTIRDYVYVEDAAPSLVRWMERLGTEAAAASGARHVLKICASEQETTIATLLGVFRRLAKRQLRVVSGLHPVHAQQPARLQFRSRVWSDEPRPAATGLAVGVDRVYRHELRLFQAGALPAPSPPHFGGDPGRP; from the coding sequence GTGACCACCCTCACCTGGGTGGTGGGGAGCGGAGGGCTGCTGGGGTCGCACGTGGCCCGCGCGGTCCACTCCGCCGCGGGCTTGGCGCCTTGGAGTCCCCCGCCGGACCCGCTGCCCTGGGAGGACCGGGCCCAACTGGAGGTCCGGCTGGGAGCGGCCGTCCGGGCTTTCGTGGCTGCCGCCGGGGAGGGTCCCTACCCTACGTGGAGCGTGCTCTGGTGCGCGGGGGCGGGGGTGGTGGGCACCTCCCCCACCACTCTCGACACCGAGTCCGCGACCTGGGAACTCTTCCTGGAGCGGCTCGAACAGGAGCTGAAAGCGGCCCCCGGGGCCAGCAATCGGCCGGGGCGCCTCTTCTTCGCCAGCTCGGCGGGAGGCCTCTATGCCGGAAGCCCCGAGCGGCCGCTCCACGAAGCCTCCGCGCCCCGGCCGATCTCGCCTTACGGCCTGGCCAAGCTCCACCAGGAGCAGACGCTCGAGCGGTGGGTGGCGCGGCATCCGCAGGTCTCATCGCTCGTGGCTCGCATCTCGAATCTCTACGGACCCGGCCAAAGGATGGGAAAGCCCAAAGGCCTGATCTCCCAGATGAGCCGCTGCCTCATCCACCACCAGCCCGTCCACATCTACGTTCCCCTGGACACGATCCGGGACTACGTCTACGTGGAGGACGCGGCCCCCTCTCTCGTCCGCTGGATGGAGCGGCTGGGCACCGAGGCGGCGGCCGCTTCGGGGGCCCGCCACGTCCTCAAGATCTGCGCCTCCGAGCAGGAGACGACGATCGCCACGCTCCTGGGTGTATTCCGCCGCCTGGCCAAGCGGCAGCTGAGGGTCGTCTCCGGACTCCATCCCGTGCACGCGCAGCAACCGGCGCGGCTGCAATTCCGGTCCCGGGTGTGGAGCGACGAGCCCCGGCCCGCCGCCACCGGCCTCGCCGTCGGCGTCGACCGCGTCTATCGGCACGAGCTCAGGCTCTTTCAGGCGGGGGCCCTCCCTGCCCCCTCGCCGCCGCATTTCGGGGGCGACCCGGGGCGCCCCTGA
- a CDS encoding glycosyltransferase, whose amino-acid sequence MPRGGETEVSENVVHEISVVVPLYQGARTIEALVSEIEPLTASAKTPAGRAFRVSEVLLVHDGAIDDSATVMRALAARAPFVRLLWLSRNFGQHPATLAGMASTVSDWVATLDEDGQQDPADIGKLLDEALGHGAQLVYAQPTNEPPHGWFRNQSSAFAKWFFVRMLGNRALGAFNSFRLIEGEIARGVAAYCGANVYLDVALSWVVAKARHCPVALRRERGRPSGYSPRRLVGHFWQLVLTSGTRPLRWIGLLGLLSIFLAFGISGVALWGRLHHQIPVQGWTSMVVVVCFFAGFILVSLGIIAEYLGVAVSMAMGKPPYLIASRPSGEERPRS is encoded by the coding sequence ATGCCGAGGGGGGGCGAAACGGAGGTCTCGGAGAACGTGGTCCACGAAATTTCGGTGGTGGTGCCCCTCTATCAGGGCGCGCGCACGATCGAGGCCCTGGTTTCCGAGATCGAGCCCCTCACCGCTTCCGCGAAGACCCCCGCCGGGCGCGCGTTCCGCGTGAGCGAGGTGCTCCTCGTCCACGACGGCGCGATCGACGACTCGGCCACGGTCATGAGGGCCCTGGCCGCGCGGGCGCCCTTCGTGCGTCTTTTGTGGCTGTCGCGGAACTTCGGACAGCATCCCGCCACCTTAGCGGGAATGGCGAGCACGGTATCGGACTGGGTGGCCACCCTGGACGAGGACGGGCAGCAGGATCCGGCCGATATTGGCAAGCTCCTGGACGAGGCGCTCGGGCACGGGGCCCAGCTCGTCTACGCCCAACCCACAAACGAGCCTCCCCATGGCTGGTTCCGAAACCAGTCCAGCGCTTTTGCCAAATGGTTCTTCGTGCGCATGCTGGGGAATCGGGCGCTGGGCGCGTTCAATAGCTTCCGCCTGATCGAGGGTGAGATCGCGCGGGGGGTGGCCGCCTATTGCGGGGCCAACGTCTACCTCGACGTGGCCCTCTCCTGGGTCGTGGCGAAGGCGCGCCATTGCCCGGTCGCCCTCCGGCGGGAGCGGGGCCGACCCTCCGGCTACAGCCCGCGGCGCCTGGTCGGCCATTTCTGGCAGCTCGTGCTCACCTCCGGCACACGCCCCCTGCGTTGGATCGGACTCCTGGGGCTGCTATCCATCTTCCTCGCCTTCGGGATCAGCGGGGTCGCCCTTTGGGGTCGGCTGCACCACCAGATCCCGGTGCAGGGCTGGACCTCCATGGTGGTGGTGGTCTGCTTCTTCGCCGGCTTCATCCTGGTCTCGCTCGGGATCATCGCGGAGTACCTCGGAGTGGCGGTATCGATGGCCATGGGCAAGCCGCCCTACCTGATCGCCTCCCGCCCCTCGGGCGAGGAGCGACCGCGGTCGTGA
- a CDS encoding glycosyltransferase, producing MSLSASSPVEPKITVVFLLYHAARVVPALVELLARQTHPEFPRQSDWLDALFMDDASSDDTAQVLARSLQEAGAPSHYRMVLNPENLGLAGTLNKAFGLARTPYALTCHLDCRFGRDDYVARMLGLMEGHPRAAAITGQPAVAADSALPFAEKLNLICNLMDIFPASEGEELVPVGFAEGRCDAFRLEALRAVGFYDTTLRVAGEDQVLAGKLRKAGYEIYQAPQLTYYLSVSGEQDTVGKLVRHQRLFGRAHPYILILNRESRGGVVGERAGMNRQWRLLLRTTQVASAGVYLFVAAALVLGWPAWWWGSALGLLALAKGGLFLRHLRAVPLAPLELGGFVLLQPVLDASYTVGFVQGLWRVARGTDGRAID from the coding sequence GTGTCCTTGAGTGCGTCCAGCCCGGTCGAGCCCAAGATCACCGTCGTCTTCCTGCTGTACCACGCGGCCCGCGTGGTGCCCGCTCTGGTGGAGCTCCTGGCCCGCCAGACCCACCCCGAATTTCCCCGACAGTCCGACTGGCTGGACGCCCTCTTCATGGATGACGCCTCTTCCGATGACACCGCCCAGGTCCTAGCCCGATCACTCCAGGAGGCGGGAGCCCCGTCGCACTACCGCATGGTGCTCAATCCGGAGAACCTCGGGCTGGCGGGCACCCTGAACAAGGCGTTTGGACTCGCCCGCACGCCCTACGCCCTCACCTGCCATTTGGACTGCCGCTTCGGCCGGGACGACTACGTCGCGCGCATGCTCGGGCTCATGGAGGGGCATCCCCGCGCCGCCGCCATCACCGGCCAGCCCGCGGTGGCGGCGGACAGCGCCCTTCCCTTCGCGGAGAAGCTGAACCTCATTTGCAACCTGATGGACATCTTCCCGGCTTCCGAAGGCGAGGAGCTCGTGCCGGTGGGCTTCGCGGAAGGGCGCTGCGACGCTTTCCGCTTGGAGGCCCTGCGGGCGGTGGGCTTCTACGACACCACCCTCAGGGTGGCGGGCGAGGATCAGGTGCTGGCCGGGAAGCTGAGGAAGGCGGGCTATGAGATCTACCAGGCCCCGCAGCTCACCTACTACCTTTCGGTCTCGGGCGAGCAGGACACGGTGGGCAAGCTGGTCCGCCACCAGCGCCTCTTCGGCCGGGCCCATCCCTACATCCTCATCTTGAACCGCGAGAGCCGGGGGGGGGTGGTTGGGGAACGGGCCGGTATGAACCGGCAGTGGCGACTGCTTCTGCGGACCACCCAGGTCGCGTCCGCGGGGGTCTACCTCTTCGTCGCGGCCGCCCTCGTTCTCGGCTGGCCGGCCTGGTGGTGGGGAAGCGCGCTCGGTCTCCTGGCCCTCGCGAAGGGGGGGCTCTTCCTCCGCCATTTACGGGCGGTGCCCCTCGCCCCCCTCGAGCTTGGCGGCTTTGTGCTCCTGCAGCCCGTGCTGGACGCGTCCTACACCGTCGGCTTCGTCCAGGGCCTCTGGAGGGTGGCCCGGGGCACGGACGGTCGCGCCATCGACTGA